Proteins encoded together in one Carya illinoinensis cultivar Pawnee chromosome 3, C.illinoinensisPawnee_v1, whole genome shotgun sequence window:
- the LOC122305351 gene encoding probable methyltransferase PMT3, which produces MMRGRADENQKKRLVTLILALVIFCGFLYVYSRKDGSSALEYGSKSLKKFGSSYWSGDDDADESSFKPGEDGEDAVMLKSIPVCDDRLSESIPCLDRNLIYQTRLKLDLLLMEHYERHCPLPERRHNCLIPPPPGYKIPIKWPISRDEVWKVNIPHTHLATEKSDQNWMTVKGEKISFPGGGTHFHYGADKYIASIANMLNFPNNNLNNMGSIRTVLDVGCGVASFGGYLLSSDIIAMSLAPNDVHQNQIQFALERGIPAYLGVLGTKRLPWPSRSFELAHCSRCRIDWIQRDGILLLELDRLLRPGGYFVYSSPEAYAQDEEDLRIWREMSGLVERMCWKIAAKRNQTVIWVKPLTNDCYMEREPGTQPPLCRSNNDPDAVWDIHMEACITPYTEYNQRARGSSLAPWPARLITPPPRLADFGYSNEMFEKDTEVWQQRVENYWTLLSSRIDSDTLRNLMDMKANIGSFAAALKDKDVWVMNVVPKDGPNTLKIVYDRGLIGTVHDWCEAFSTYPRTYDLLHAWTVFSDIGRKGCSVEDLLIEMDRMLRPKGFVIVRDKKSVVEFIKKHLQMLHWEAVATTDAGRDALQEEDDTVLIIRKKMWLTSESLRELE; this is translated from the exons ATGATGAGGGGAAGAGCTgatgaaaaccaaaagaagcGGTTGGTTACTTTGATATTAGCTTTAGTGATCTTTTGCGGTTTTCTTTACGTGTATTCTCGCAAAGACGGTTCCTCTGCTTTAGAATATGGCagtaaatctttaaaaaaatttggttcTTCTTATTGGAGTGGGGATGATGATGCTGATGAATCTTCCTTCAAACCTGGTGAAGATGGAGAGGATGCTGTCATGCTAAAGAGCATTCCA GTTTGTGATGATCGACTGTCGGAGTCGATTCCTTGCTTAGACAGAAATCTCATATACCAGACAAGGTTGAAGCTGGATCTGCTCCTGATGGAGCACTACGAGAGACATTGCCCACTTCCCGAGAGACGCCATAATTGTTTGATTCCTCCTCCACCAGGGTACAAG ATACCAATCAAATGGCCAATAAGCAGAGATGAGGTATGGAAAGTAAATATACCTCATACCCACCTGGCAACTGAGAAGTCTGACCAGAACTGGATGACTGTCAAAGGTGAAAAGATTTCCTTTCCTGGAGGTGGAACTCACTTCCATTATGGAGCTGATAAGTACATTGCATCAATTGCTAAT ATGCTCAACTTTCCAAATAATAATTTGAACAATATGGGAAGCATCCGGACAGTCCTTGATGTTGGCTGTGGAGTTGCCAGTTTTGGAGGATACCTGCTTTCCTCTGATATTATTGCAATGTCATTAGCACCGAATGACGTTCATCAAAACCAGATCCAGTTTGCCTTAGAGAGAGGAATTCCTGCATATCTTGGTGTTTTAGGCACAAAGAGACTCCCTTGGCCAAGTAGATCTTTTGAACTTGCGCATTGTTCCCGCTGTAGGATTGATTGGATTCAAAGGGATGGCATCCTTCTTCTTGAGCTGGATAGGTTACTTAGACCAGGAGGTTATTTTGTCTACTCATCTCCGGAAGCCTATGCACAGGATGAAGAGGATCTGAGAATATGGAGAGAAATGAGTGGCCTTGTGGAACGCATGTGCTGGAAAATAGCTGCTAAAAGGAATCAAACTGTTATTTGGGTCAAGCCCCTGACTAATGATTGTTACATGGAAAGAGAACCCGGGACCCAACCTCCCCTCTGCAGATCCAATAATGACCCAGATGCTGTGTGGGATATACATATGGAAGCTTGCATCACACCTTACACCGAAT ACAACCAGAGAGCAAGAGGAAGTAGTTTGGCTCCGTGGCCAGCTCGATTAATAACTCCACCCCCACGTCTAGCTGATTTTGGATATTCTAATGAAATGTTCGAAAAGGACACA GAAGTTTGGCAACAAAGAGTAGAGAATTACTGGACTCTTTTGAGCTCGAGGATCGACTCTGACACTCTGAGGAACTTGATGGACATGAAGGCAAACATCGGTTCATTTGCGGCTGCTCTGAAGGACAAAGATGTATGGGTCATGAATGTGGTGCCAAAAGATGGACCTAACACTCTTAAGATAGTGTATGATAGAGGCTTGATAGGCACGGTTCATGACTG GTGTGAAGCCTTCTCAACCTACCCACGAACTTATGATCTACTTCATGCTTGGACTGTCTTCTCTGATATTGGAAGGAAAGGCTGCAGTGTCGAGGACCTATTGATCGAGATGGATCGGATGCTTAGACCGAAAGGTTTCGTTATTGTCCGTGATAAGAAATCAGTGGTGGAGTTCATAAAGAAGCATCTCCAAATGTTACACTGGGAGGCAGTGGCTACAACTGATGCAGGCCGAGATGCGTTGCAAGAAGAGGATGATACAGTTTTGATCATCCGAAAAAAGATGTGGCTTACAAGTGAGAGCCTCAGGGAGTTGGAATAG